ACTCCGTAACTCTTTTAAGTTTTAGCAATTCCCCGGCTATCTGTCTCCTAAGCAACTGTATCACCACCGGTAAATTGATGGAACCTATCTACAAGAGATTTCCGTTTAATACTATAAGAAATTGGAAAAACCCCAATCTCATAAAGAGCCTTTAAATAATGCGTATATTCTTGCGTCATTCTAATTGTAAGTGAAGAACCCTGCTGGTCATAAGCTGTGTCATTTTTGTCAAAACAGCTAATTGCTTTTTTAATATCCATCACATTTAATTCGATCTTCAGTACTTGATCACTTAAATTGCTCATTCCCCCGCTATCCACCACTCCACCTTTATGAAGGATAATATAATCTGTTAATACATCCTCCATCTGAAGGATAGAGTGACTCGAAAGGAGAATTGTTCTACCTTCATCCCTTAGTTGAATGATCATGTTTTTCAACCATAAAACACCATCCAAATCCAGTCCGTTGGTCGGTTCATCAAGTATTAATAGCTCCCTGTCGTTTGCTAATACTGTCATAGCTACTTGCAGTCTGCGTTTCATTCCGAGAGAAAAATCTTTAACCTTCTTCTTTGTATCGTCAATGGAGACCATTTCTAATATCCTTAAAATTTCAGCTTTTTTTGGTGACCTCCCTTCTTGCAGAATAGTTATTTCTAAGTTCTCCCTTGCATTTAAATGCGGATACATGGCAATATTCTCTGATAAGTAGCCGATTTTCTTAGAACCACCTTGTGGAACTTCTCCAAAAACATGTAAAGTGCCTTCCGTAGGAAAAATAAGTCCTGTGATCAATTTATTTAATGTCGTTTTTCCAGCCCCATTTTTCCCTAATAAACCTATAGTTCGGCCTTTTTCAATCTTAAGGTTTAATCGGCTTAGAGCTTTAGTATTTTTGTACTCTTTGGTTAAGTTCTTTGTTTCTATAATTAAGTTTGACATGAACATTCTCTCCGCATTAACAAATTGAACAACCTATGTTGATTTGGTTAAACGTAATCTATCATAGGTTGTCCTTCAGAATAAAGTATTGCTCCTTAAGGCTTACCAGTTGCTGTTATCCCCTGTGTTGTACTTTCAACCCCCATGGAGAATTGGTTTGTCGCTATTCCTAAAACAAATTTAGCTTGAGACTTTGTTTTTGTAGAAGTCCAAATGATTGAGTGTTACTAAAAGACCAAGCTAAACCTGTGCTGTGCTTAGGAGAAACGTTATTGTGTCTGGTAATCTTGGAACCGTTAGAATCATACCAACCCAAAACCCCTGTTTTAAAGATCTTTATACCTACCCAAGAATAATATTACTTGTGGATTTCGTTGCTGCTTCTGCTTCGTTAATACTTCCTGATGCAGCGAAACTTAACAATAGCATTGAAGCAACCATTGTTGCCATTCCAATTTTTTTAATGGATTTTATCATCTTTTTTACCTTCTCTACTATACAGCTGTTACTGTCTTAATCAATATACTTCTTACTCAAAACACCAATCAGCAACAGCCATTACTTTATAATACCTATATTTTTGTATTTGGCAAGAAAAAAATATAATAAATAACATTAGTGTTGCGTAAGTATTGTAGTAATTTTCAGTTTGATTCATTCTGCTGTTGAAAGCCAAAAAAATAAATACCCAAACAAAGGTGGCTCCACCCATTTGGAAAATTATTCACAATTAAACGTGTGCACCGACGACAACTAGTTTGTTACGGTACAACGTTACCTTCAAATTTCCGTAGCCACATGTGGGCTAGTTTCCACAAAGCATAACGTTTTACGTTTACTTTTTGTTTCAATTTGAATGAGAACGTGTAAACAAAAAACGATTAATGCGATAAACACTTAATTTTGCATGGCCCATTCGCTTTGTCCGTAAAACTTTTTGATGCTCAGATGCTGTTTGACCCATTTGAAAATAACTCAATTGCCCAGCGTGACTTATACATCTCTGAAATGTCTTCGACGCTTAAATCAAACCGATTGGTGATTAATTGTAGTTCATTTCCTTTTGAATCGATCACTTTTAAAAGACCAAACACATTTTCAGCACGGTTTTGAGTCGCCCCTATCCAGACCATTTGATCGGATAAAACAGAGGAATCCTTAGGAAGTTTAAAATCATAAACGTCCCGTACGACTGCGTTTTTCCTTAGCCTAGAGAGAAAAAAGTAGCCATCATCTGTCATGCGATCAAAGCGGTCATAGTCCAGATAACCGCGGTCAAACATATACATGCATGCTTTGTCATCAACCATGACCTCAAGCTGACCACGATCATGTTTGCTTTGCTGTTGTTATGACGGCTTTTTCGGGGTAGGAAGTCCCTTTTTTCCATAAGCACAAGTCGCAAATGTAACTTTACACCAGCTTTTGTTTTCCTGAACTTTGCCCATTTATGGTTCGTCAAATTAAGTGGCAATGTGCTTGAATCAATGATTTTTAACGGCATAATGCGTTTTTTAAAATGTGTTTTCGCATGAATTGGTGCGACTAGATCTAGAAAAAGCTTCTGAAAAAGATCTGGGTTCAGCCCATCTAATCGTCGTGAAAGCTGAGAAATACTAATCGAATCAAAGGTTATTCCTTCTTGAAGCTGGTCATCAAATAGACAATCACTTAGCGCATGGAGACTTTCAATTTCCTCTAGCTGTGCAAAAAGCAATAATTTCAAGAATGACTCTGTCGTTAATTTTTTCGTATAGTGATCTCATTTCAATGTTTTCACTTGTTCTTCACATAATTGAAGATTTATTGGTGAAAACCATTGTCCAAATGACGTTTTTCGTGTAATCATATCCATAAGTTATGTCCTTTTATTAGTGGATTTGGACGGGTTACCACCCGACTTATCTATTATAGAGGACTTTTTCTTTGTATAAATAAGATTCAGGAAAATTTTGAATATTAAGTTTTAATTAATGCATTGCTAGTGAATAACTAATATTTAATTTATACCTCTGGTCATCTTATATTATAAAGCAAAGGTTCCTTATACCGAAAATGTTCATCTATGAAAACAAAGCTTTATGCAGTGGGGAAGTATGCGAAAAGTAGCTATGGAGTGCAGTGATTAAGACTGGGGAGAGGGAATGATCTATGAGGGCGTATAGTAAACGTAATCTTTTCATCCTAACTATTTTTAATAACACCAGAAAAATTTCCTTTAATTGTTAGGTATAGATCTTTAAGACTATTATTAAGACATCTTAAATAAGGAACATAGACTAGAAAAACAGGGAATTTTGTCTAATATATGCTGTATTTATCCAAGTGATATGGTAAAATGTACATAATTACGTTATCATTTGAGGAGAATTGACGATGTATATGGCTCATGTGCGGGAATCGGATAAAAAGGTACAGACGTTGAAAGAACATTTGCTCGAAGCTAAACAATTGGCAGAGTGTTTGGGTGCCAAATTGGGACTGAAGCATGTGGCTGGATTAGCAGGGTTGCTTCACGATTTGGGCAAATACAGTGACCGCTTCCAAACGTATCTTTATCAGGCTGTTTGGGAACCAGAAAAAACGACATTCAAACGAGGTGATGTGGATCACGCAACCGCTGGCGGCAGGTTACTGTTTGAGAACTATCACACAAAAGCACATACACCACACGAAAAGCTGCTTGCTGAAATTATTGGCAATGCGATTATCTCACATCATGCAAACCTCTATGACTTTATTTCTCCTAAATGTGAATCGGACTTTCTAAGACGGGTGCAAGAAAAAGAGCTTCCTGAATACGACTTAGCTAAAAAACGCTTTTTTGCAGATACGATGACAGAAGAAGAGTTTAGGCAATACGTGACAGCGGCAGTGAGCGAGTTAACGCAATTTATGACATTAGATCCGACACAAACCTTTTTCCTGACAAAATATATATTTAGTTGTTTAATAGATGCTGATCGTACGAATACGCGGATGTTTGAAGAACAGGTTGAGGAAGAAGAGGCCTTTGAACATCACCGATTGTTTAAGCGTTATCATCACCAATTATTAAACCACCTTGCCACCTTACAAAACAGCAGCAAAGCGCAAGAACCAATTAATGTATTGCGTTCCAAAATGTCTGAACAATGCGAATCATTTGCTGAAAGACTATCAGGTATTTACACGTTATCAATCCCCACTGGGGGCGGTAAGACGCTTGCTAGTCTTCGCTATGCGTTAAAACATGCCCAACTACATCATAAGCAACGAATCATTTACATCGTGCCGTTCACGACGATCATTGAACAGAATGCTCAAGAAGTTAGACATATTTTAGAAGATGACGATCATATTTTGGAGCATCACTCCAATGTGGTTGAGGAAGAGGAAGCGGGAGACGAATTTGAAGATGGCGTGATTACCAAAAAGGAGAAGCTGAAGCTTGCCCGTGATAATTGGGAGAGTCCGATTATTTTTACAACTCTTGTGCAATTTCTCAATGTGTTTTATGCGAAAGGCAACCGTAATACGCGGCGGTTACATAACTTAAGCCATTCTGTTCTCATTTTTGACGAGGTCCAAAAAGTACCAACGACGTGTGTCTCCCTTTTTAATGAGGCATTAAACTTTTTAAAAGAGTCTGCTCATTCTAGTATCCTTCTTTGCACAGCCACCCAGCCAACACTTGAAAATGTCACACATAGCTTGCTGAAAGAAAGAGACGGAGAGATCGTTCATAATTTAGCTGACGTCTCACAGGCTTTTAAACGGGTCGATATTGTTAATAAGACGGACGAGCCACTGACCAATGAAACGTTAGCTGAGTGGATTGAAACGGAGGTATCCGACTGGGGGAGTACCCTTGTCATTTTAAATACGAAATCAGTCGTCAAAGAGTTATATGAAAGATTAAAAGATAACCCTTTCCCTGTCTATCATTTAAGTACCG
The Salipaludibacillus sp. LMS25 DNA segment above includes these coding regions:
- a CDS encoding ABC transporter ATP-binding protein — translated: MSNLIIETKNLTKEYKNTKALSRLNLKIEKGRTIGLLGKNGAGKTTLNKLITGLIFPTEGTLHVFGEVPQGGSKKIGYLSENIAMYPHLNARENLEITILQEGRSPKKAEILRILEMVSIDDTKKKVKDFSLGMKRRLQVAMTVLANDRELLILDEPTNGLDLDGVLWLKNMIIQLRDEGRTILLSSHSILQMEDVLTDYIILHKGGVVDSGGMSNLSDQVLKIELNVMDIKKAISCFDKNDTAYDQQGSSLTIRMTQEYTHYLKALYEIGVFPISYSIKRKSLVDRFHQFTGGDTVA
- the cas3 gene encoding CRISPR-associated helicase Cas3' yields the protein MYMAHVRESDKKVQTLKEHLLEAKQLAECLGAKLGLKHVAGLAGLLHDLGKYSDRFQTYLYQAVWEPEKTTFKRGDVDHATAGGRLLFENYHTKAHTPHEKLLAEIIGNAIISHHANLYDFISPKCESDFLRRVQEKELPEYDLAKKRFFADTMTEEEFRQYVTAAVSELTQFMTLDPTQTFFLTKYIFSCLIDADRTNTRMFEEQVEEEEAFEHHRLFKRYHHQLLNHLATLQNSSKAQEPINVLRSKMSEQCESFAERLSGIYTLSIPTGGGKTLASLRYALKHAQLHHKQRIIYIVPFTTIIEQNAQEVRHILEDDDHILEHHSNVVEEEEAGDEFEDGVITKKEKLKLARDNWESPIIFTTLVQFLNVFYAKGNRNTRRLHNLSHSVLIFDEVQKVPTTCVSLFNEALNFLKESAHSSILLCTATQPTLENVTHSLLKERDGEIVHNLADVSQAFKRVDIVNKTDEPLTNETLAEWIETEVSDWGSTLVILNTKSVVKELYERLKDNPFPVYHLSTAMCAAHRKNQLATIRGLLKEGTPFICVTTQLIEAGVDVSFKCVIRSLAGLDSIAQAAGRCNRHGEDQLRQVYVIDHMEEKLSKLKEIEVGKGIAGNILTRFKKKPEKYEGSILSQAAISDYFLYYYRKMDANLNYYVKEVDKEMTKLLMSLNKENSYVTYYQKKTGTAFPLLLNGSYKTAADHFHVIDQKTTSVIVPYGEGQDIIAQLNSDEWLDDLSKVLKIAQQYTVNLYSQEMACLIKEGAIVMHLDGMIYELKEGWYSDEYGVDLTGEGGMGFMSW